The following coding sequences are from one Humulus lupulus chromosome X, drHumLupu1.1, whole genome shotgun sequence window:
- the LOC133805888 gene encoding uncharacterized protein LOC133805888: MLQNMIQPAPEDGRPYDPEAEAVAVAEIAVEAGIFVEDAPTESAPDTSTEPTSAPAPAPGAYEEVLGEIARLSGAVDDVKATLGIVLKNQEVILEKLATLGSIPTPAPTPAHTHAPTPTDDVEYDILPSCYEPSVGEATPSQPVQTVLGKRTRQRPVRYEDYTPAAKKPKFKDPVTILPLKVLDQDMLTTFNRWVLGEIDNSRPRKLECCDGTPVWFLKLKVAKEWLAETHLDAANYLIRRRLFELPKTYPVKATVLDSSFAQYIPARYEEFKKNGRTYQWDSDILDFLKGDAKKYKKPWGDCNEVYFHWCMENRHWVLCEINFADWMITVFDSDHSNFSHNKLSELMEPWTRMLPSLLNASGMFKGHPKLKIARPKITVPNFDWRRMSTDIVPQSRTSGDCGVFAIKHLEFILGDIPLSYAIGDNIQYFRDKLCIDIFYENVYP, from the exons ATGCTGCAGAATATGATCCAGCCTGCACCAGAGGATGGAAGACCTTACGATCCTGAGGCAGAGGCTGTTGCGGTGGCTGAGATAGCCGTTGAGGCTGGCATATTTGTGGAGGATGCCCCGACAGAGTCTGCTCCAGATACTAGTACAGAACCTActtctgctcctgctcctgctcctggggCTTATGAGGAGGTGTTGGGTGAGATAGCCAGACTATCAGGTGCAGTGGACGATGTTAAGGCCACTCTAGGTATCGTCCTTAAAAATCAAGAAGTCATATTAGAGAAGCTGGCAACACTAGGTAGTATACCTACTCCTGCACCTACTCCTGCACATACTCATGCACCCACTCCAACAGATGATGTAGAGTACGACATTCTCCCCTCATGTTACGAGCCTTCTGTTGGAGAAGCCACACCTTCTCAGCCAGTGCAGACGGTCTTAG GTAAGCGTACTAGACAGAGACCAGTAAGGTACGAGGACTATACTCCAGCAGCCAAGAAACCAAAGTTCAAGGACCCAGTTACGATCCTTCCTTTAAAGGTGTTGGATCAAGATATGTTGACAACTTTTAACCGATGGGTACTCGGTGAGATTGATAACAGCAGACCGAGGAAGTTGGAATGTTGTGATGGGACCCCTGTTTGGTTCTTGAAGTTGAAGGTGGCAAAAGAATGGTTGGCAGAAACT CATCTCGACGCTGCGAATTATCTTATACGGAGACGTCTTTTTGAGTTGCCGAAGACGTACCCTGTGAAAGCCACCGTACTTGATTCatcatttgcacaatatattcctGCCAGATACGAGGAATTCAAGAAAAATGGCAGGACTTACCAATGGGACTCGGACATTCTTGATTTCCTGAAAGGAGATGCCAAAAAGTACAAGAAGCCTTGGGGTGATTGCAACGAGGTCTACTTCCACTGGTGCATGGAAAATCGGCACTGGGTCCTTTGCGAAATAAATTTCGCTGATTGGATGATCACTGTATTTGACTCAGATCATTCTAACTTTAGCCATAATAAGTTGTCTGAGTTGATGGAGCCTTGGACTAGGATGCTTCCATCTTTACTCAACGCTTCTGGTATGTTTAAAGGACACCCCAAGTTAAAAATAGCTAGACCGAAGATCACCGTTCCAAACTTTGATTGGCGGCGCATGTCCACTGATATTGTCCCACAGTCTAGAACCAG CGGAGATTGCGGTGTATTCGCCATCAAACACTTGGAGTTCATTCTTGGAGACATTCCCTTATCATATGCCATCGGGGACAACATTCAGTACTTCAGGGATAAATTATGCATCGACATTTTTTATGAGAATGTGTACCCTTGA